The genome window AGGTAACGAAATAGAATTAGTTAGACTGTGAATTTGACTCTCCAAATTTTCAGGCAATTTTGAACACAAAGCTGTTGCCCTTTCTACCAAACGTTTTTCCCCCGGATGAGGGAGAGAATTAACAGCAAAAACAATATCAAAATAACTGCCTAAAAAAGCTGCTGTTCGATGGATAATACTTACTAAATCGCGGCGAAAAACAGCGGATTCTAGCTGGTGGCGAAATGAAAAAATCAGGTGGCGCAAAATCGGATAATTTTTGGCAATTATGGCTTGACGGAGTTGTTCTGGATAAGGTCGATCGACATTTGCTTGAAATTGCTGAAACCAACCGTCTCTGTCATACAATGATACTGAGGTAAGAACGTTCCACCAAAAACAGGTTGAATAACCTACTGATGCTTGATGTTTTACCAAGATGCGATCGAGTTCTTCTTCGATCCATTCGGGCTGGCGGTACATAATATCTATACCGCAGCCAGTTTTAATATCTATCCACTCGTCTCCGGGTTCCCAAAATTGATTGTTGATTGCGATGCGATCGGAAAATTGTCTCGCTATAGCCTCCCGTATGTCAACAGGAATTTCCTCTTTAACATATACGTAAAAATCTAAATCCGACGACTCATCCGTAACTGTAGTTGTTCGAGAACCTGCTAAAACGACGGCTAGAACTTGAGGTAAACTGCCAAACTGCTCGCCAAGAGTTTGAGCCAGCGGGGGAATTTCTTCGAGAGCTAGTTGATAATTGTGCAGCATTTAATTACCTTGTTTTGCACTTAAAAAATAACAGCAAATGCTTAACTATAGCAATCAAGATTTTAACGCATAACTTTTAACTCGTAACTCAACAATTGATAATTTTTAACAAATACGGCGGAGGCGAACTGATGCGCTGCGGGCTGGTATCCCCTACCAAAATTATCTCAAAAGTAACATAAAACTTGGTTTTTTTATTTTACCCTTTGACACGCGGATAGTGTAGAATCTAAAATCTAAAATCTAAAATCTAAAATCCCTATGTCCTTCGTTGGTTTGCACATTCACAGCGATTATAGCTTACTAGATGGGGCGTCTCAGCTACAGCAGCTCGCAGAACGGGCGGTGGAATTGGGGATGCCCGCGATCGCCCTGACAGACCACGGGGTGATGTACGGCGCGATCGAACTAATCAAAGTTTGCCGAAATAAAAATATCAAGCCGATTATTGGCAATGAAATGTATGTCGTCAACGGCGACATCGAAGTAAAAGTTCGAGGTAGAAGAAAATACCATCAAGTTGTTTTAGCTAAAAATACCCAAGGTTATAAAAACCTCGTCAAACTCACCACAATTTCCCATTTAAAGGGAATGCCAGAAAGAGGTATTTTTGCCCGACCCTGCATCAACAAAGAACTGCTAAAACAATACTCCGAAGGTTTAATTGTTACCAGTGCTTGTTTGGGCGGGGAAGTTCCCCAAATGATTCTGCAAAACAAGCTAGATGCGGCCCGCGAAGTAGCCACATGGTATAAAGAAGTATTTGGCGAAGATTACTATATAGAAATTCAAGACCACGGTTCCCCGGAAGACCGGATTGTTAATGTTGAAATCGTCAAAATTGCCCGCGAACTCAACATTAAAATAATTGCCACCAATGATTCTCACTATATTTCCTGCAACGACGTAGAAGCACACGATGCTTTGCTGTGCATTAACACCAACAAACTGATTGAAGAAGACAAGCGGATGCGCTACAGCGGCACTGAATATCTTAAGTCTGCGGAGGAGATGGCGCAACTGTTTCGAGACCATTTGGATGATGAAACAATCAAAGAGGCGATCGAAAATACCCTAGAGGTCGCAAATAAAGTATCGAGATACGAGCTCACAGGAGAAGCTCGGATTCCCACAATTCCAATTCCCCCAGAACATACAGCCGATACTTATGTAGAAGAAATATCCTGGCTGGGACTGTTAGAACGCCTCAAAGCCCGCACCAGAAATGAAATCCCCCCCATCTACAAACAAAGACTAGAATACGAACTGAAAATGCTTCAGCAGATGGGCTTTTCGGAATACTTTTTAGTAGTTTGGGACTACATAAAATATGCTAGAGACAACGATATTCCAGTAGGGCCAGGACGGGGTTCTGCCGCAGGTTCTCTAGTTGCCTACGTCCTAAAAATCACCAATATAGACCCCGTACACCACGGACTACTATTCGAGCGATTTCTCAATCCAGAACGGAAATCTATGCCAGATATTGATAGCGATTTCTGCATAGAAAGGCGGGACGACATGATTAAATACGTTACTGAAAAATATGGTAGCGAGCGCGTAGCGCAAATTATTACTTTCAACAGAATGACATCAAAAGCTGTCTTGAAAGATGTTGCCAGGGTGTTAGGTATTCCCTACAAAAAAGCCGACGAAATGGCTAAATTAATTCCGGTGTCCAGGGGAAAACCGGAAAAACTTAAAGTGATGATTTCCGATCAAACACCTGCACAGGAATTTAAAGAAAACTATGAAAATACAATTTGCATAAATGCAGAAACTGGTACTGAAGTCCCCGTTCGTCAGTGGATTGACATGGCAATTCGTATTGAGGGAACCAACAAAACCTATGGGGTTCACGCGGCAGGTGTGGTAATTTCTTCAGAGCCGTTGGATGAAATTGTACCGCTGCAAAAGAATAATGATGGCGCTGTGATCACCCAATATTTCATGGAAGATTTGGAATTTTTGGGGCTGTTGAAAATGGACTTTTTGGGATTGAAAAATTTAACAACGCTCCAGAAAACTGTTGATTATATTAAGCAAACCCAAAATCTAAGTGTCGATCCAGAAATGCTACCTTCTGATATAGAGCGCAGAGCTCAAGAGACTTTTGGCAGAATCAAAAAGTTACCCGATGATGTAGATAAAACATATAGACTTTTAGAAAGAGGAGATTTAGAAGGTATTTTTCAGTTAGAATCATCTGGAATGCTGGATGTAGTGAAAAAACTCAAACCTTCCTGTCTGGATGATATTTCTTCTATTTTGGCACTTTACCGACCCGGGCCGCTGGATGCAGGTTTGATTCCTCAGTTTATTGACTGCAAGCACGGTAAAACAGTTGAGTACGATCATCCGCTATTAGAACCGATTTTAAAAGAGACTTACGGAACGCTTTGCTTTCAAGAGCAAATTATGCGGATGGCTCAAGATTTGGCGGGCTATTCTTTGGGTCAAGCTGACTTGCTGCGGCGCGCAATGGGCAAGAAGAAAGCTGAGGAAATGCAGAAGCAAAAAGAAACGTTTATCGACGGCGCAACTAAGAATGGAGTCAGTCAAAGAATTGCTGAAAAGTTGTTCGCGCAGATGCTGCAATTCGCGGAATATTGCTTGAGCTATGACACGAAGATATTGACGGTGGAATATGGACCGATGGCTATTGGCAAAATCGTTGAGGAAAAAATTGAATGTACTGTTTATAGTGTTGATAGCAACGGCTATATTTATACACAGTCAATTGCACAGTGGCATCGCCGGGGGCAGCAGGAGGTCTTTGAGTATTGCCTGGAAGATGGCTCGATAATTCGCGCCACAAAAGATCACAAGTTTATGACTGTTGGCGGTCAAATGCTGCCCATTGACGAAATCTTTGAACAAGGATTAGACTTAAAACAAATCAACTCTAGCTCAGATATATAAAATGTATCTCGACTACAGGCAGCTAAAATCGGAACACAAGGAACAAATCATTTCTGCTTTTAATCAGGGCATGGAGTGTCGAGACATTCCTAACTACCTTGGTGTGAGCGAAAGAGCAGTTTCAAGGGTTTTAAAAGAAGCGGACATCAATACTAAGCGGCGAAACCGCTATACTTTAAATGAGAGCTATTTTGATGTAATTGACTCTCAAGCTAAAGCTTATTTATTAGGATTGATAGCTGCTGATGGCTGCGTTACTCAAACTAATTATGTAGCTTTTGAATCTATTGACAAAGAACTTACAGAAATGCTCAGCATAGAGCTACAATACTCTGGTGAAATTAGAGTTATTCAGCCTCAAAATTATGCTCCTCACTACCGAATAAATTTTTCTTCTGAAAAGCTGGCAAGCTCTTTACAGGGCTACGGCATCATAACAGGAAGAACTTTTTCGGAAGTTACCTATTTCCCTAACTTAAAATATTTAGGGTCTTATGTGTTAGGCTATTTTGACTGTGACGGTTGTGCTTATGCAAACAAAGGTAGAAGTGGCGGTTTAGTCTGCATTGTTGGTTCCTTTGAATTTGCCCGCGAACTAGCAATGCACCTAGGGATGGGTTCTGTACAAGAGCATCAATTAAAAAAAGTTTATTATTGGAGAATCTTTAGTCGAAAAAATATACAAGCATTCTATGATTTTGTGTATCAGTATCCCCGCTTGGGGTTGCAACGAAAGAAAACTAAAATAGAGGCTATTCTCAGGAGTTACAAACATGGTTAAAATTATTAGTCGAAAATCACTAGGAACTCAAGAAGTCTATGACATAGGCGTTGAACGAGAACATAACTTTATCCTAGAAAATAGTTTGGTGGCATCTAACTGTTTTAATAAATCCCATTCAATGGCTTATGCCTATATCACGTATCAAACTGCCTATTTAAAGGCGAATTATCCTCTAGAATACATGGCTGCACTGCTGACTGCTAACAGGGGCGATCAGGATAAAGTACAGAAATATATTGCCAATTGTCTCAAGCTGGGGATTGAGGTTGAGCCGCCGGATGTTAATAGTTCTGAACTTACTTTTACACCGCTGCCCAAACAGATTACTGGAGGTGCAAAAGATAAAATTTTGTTTGGAATTTCTGCTGTTAAAAATGTGGGAGAAGCGGCAATTGAAAATATTTTGGCGGCGCGGCAAGAAGGGGGTAAGTTTAAATCGCTGGCTGATTTGTGCGATCGCGTAAATCTGCATTCTGTCAACCGCCGCGCTCTAGAAGCTTTAATTCAATGCGGTGCTTTTGATAAAATTGAAAACAACCGCAACCAATTAGTACACGACCTCGAAGGGGTGATTAAATGGGCGCAAGAGCGCAAAAGAGACCGAGAAAGCGGCCAAGGTAATCTTTTTGACTTGTTAGGTGCCAATAGCTTCGGGAAGTCGGTCAATACCTATGAGTCCGCGCCCAAATCTAAATTGGTAAAAGATTTTGAAAAACAGGAAAAATTGCGTTTAGAAAAAGAATTACTTGGCTTTTATGTATCAGAACATCCCCTAAAGTTTCTCATGCAAGTAAACGAAGACCCCGATGTTGTGACTCTCGAACAGTTAGCAGAGAAAAAGGGGAAAGTATCAGTTATTGTCATGCTCAGCGCTATCAAAATGGTTGTGACCAAAAAAGGCGATTCGATGGCAATTTTGCAATTAGAAGATTTGACAGCTCAAATAAAAGCTGTGGTGTTCCCCAAGGCTTACGAACAAGTGAAACCTTACATTGTAGAGAATGCTATCTTACAGATTAGTGGAAAAATTGAGAAAGATGGGGAGGAAATTCAGATAATTGTAGACACTGCAAAGCCGGTTGAAACAGTACAGGTAGAAGAGGAAATCGAGAAGGCGGAACCGGAAATAAATAACCATTGGCCGGCGGAACCTGTCAACGTTGTACGATCGACAAAACCTGTCGAAGTTTTAGAAATGGTGATTGTCAAGCTTACACCGCAACAAGTACAAGACGGGAAAAAACTCAATTCCCTCAAAGCTATTTTGCAAGAACTTTCCAATCGGGGAGAAGATGCTAGCGTTTCTGTGGGGGGAATTGTTGTCGGTGAATATTCCTGTCAACCGCTTCGGATTAACCCACAATTGTGGGTGCAAGATGGCGAGGGAACTGTTAGCCGTCTCAAATCGGCTGGATTTGATGCTTGGGTTTTTCCTCTAGACAATCGCGGGGATGCTGCGGTATTTCGAGAAATGCGATCGCAACTTAACGTACATTCTTGGGCCAGTCGTTTACTTGACACTGACACCGATCGCCTTCACAAGTATGTCACTTATCTCGCCCAACTAAACAGACGCCCGCCAAACTAACACTTCGCCGCCATCCCCACCGGTGACTAAAGTTTGACCGTCAGGACTAAAAGCCACCGGATTGCACCCAGCAAGAGAGCACAAACATTCTCCTGTTTCCAGGTTCCAGAGTTTAACCGTACCGTCTCGACTCCCGCTAGCCATAGTTTCGCGATCCGGACTCATCGCCACCGAAATCACCGCATCAGAATGCCCCCTCAAAGTATTAATCAATTCCCCTGTATCGGCATTCCACAATTTAACAGTAGCGTCGGCACTTCCACTGACAATCATCTTGCCGTCTTGACTAAATGCGATCGCATAAACCCAATCTGAATGACCGACAAAAGTCCGTACACTCTCCCCAATACCTACCAGCCACATCTTGATAGTTTTGTCAGCACTGCCGCTGGCAAGCATCATACTTTGAGGGCGAAAACTAACAGATAAAACCTTCTCAGAATGTCCCGAAAGTTTTTGAACCAATGCTCCGTTGCGCTGGTTCCACAATTTAATACTCTTGTCGCCGCTGGCACTCGCGATCGCTCCAGAGTCGCAACTAAAAGCCACCGAGTACACGGGGCCGTACCGGTGACTGTACGGCGAACCAAAAGCGCTGTAAAACTCGCGGATCATCGCCTTTTTATCCAGCTTCCACTCAATAACTTTTCTGTCAAAACTGCCGCTAACCATCATTCTCCCGTCTGGGCTGATTGCCACAGCATCAACCGTTGCGGAATGGCCGAAAAAAGTATGGATGAATTCACCTGTTTGCAGATCCCACAGCTTAATTGTTTTATCGTCGCTGGCGCTAGCGAGAATATTACCTTGAGGATTAATAACCACAGCATTAACCTGGGCTGAATGACCGTGGATAATGCGATCGCACCGCCAGTTATTAGACGGCAATAATCTCGGATTGTTAGCGGATGGTACAACATGAATCTTCTGGGGCGGCGCGGCCGAGACTGCGGTTGCTGTATTGGACTGCGAGTTAGTTAATGGCGAATTAATAGCTATTTTTGTTGGCGAATTATAACTGATTTGAGAGCGGGGATATTGCCCAACATTTACCAAATCCTGCAACACTTCAGCAGCAGATTGATATCGCTCTCTTACCGAATCTTTGAGCAATTTGTTCAAAATAGTTGCTAATTTATGGCTGACTTTTATGCCTTTTTGCGCCAAGTGCGATCGCCAAATCCATTTGCATTCCAAAGCATCGAACAAATCCTTCAATACCGCCCCAGTTAGCAGGTGAATGCAGGTAACGCCCAAACTGTAAAGGTCGCTCGCCGGATACGCCTTGCCACTGCGAATTTGTTCGATCGGCGCATAGCCAGCAGTTCCAGTTATCGTCCCAGTTTGCGCCTCAGAAAGGCCGGTAATGTGCTTAGCAACTCCAAAATCTACGAGCACAAACTGACCCCCCCTGGCCTTCCCCTGTACAGCAGGAGATTCAGCGACAATTATCCCTTTCATACCGCCAGAAGATTGAGGTAAATTTGCCCCTCGTTTTTCTTTAGCAGGAGTTGAGGTGCCGTATCCAGCCGCCCAGAAGGTTTGGGGAGTTCTCCGCACAATATTTTCCGGCTTAATATCCCGATGAATCACCTGCTGCTCGTGAACAAATTGCAAAACAGGCAACAAATTGATCAACAATTCCCAAATCTGTTCCTCGCTAAAAGCTCCCCG of Oscillatoria nigro-viridis PCC 7112 contains these proteins:
- a CDS encoding serine/threonine-protein kinase, encoding MSYCLNPHCQKPQNADSTNFCLACGSKLLLKERYRALQPIGEGTFGRTFLAVDEDRLKTRCAIKQFFPQVQEKAELEKATALFKQEAHRLHELGEHPQIPSLLASFEQAKRLYLVEELIEGNNLFQELQQRGAFSEEQIWELLINLLPVLQFVHEQQVIHRDIKPENIVRRTPQTFWAAGYGTSTPAKEKRGANLPQSSGGMKGIIVAESPAVQGKARGGQFVLVDFGVAKHITGLSEAQTGTITGTAGYAPIEQIRSGKAYPASDLYSLGVTCIHLLTGAVLKDLFDALECKWIWRSHLAQKGIKVSHKLATILNKLLKDSVRERYQSAAEVLQDLVNVGQYPRSQISYNSPTKIAINSPLTNSQSNTATAVSAAPPQKIHVVPSANNPRLLPSNNWRCDRIIHGHSAQVNAVVINPQGNILASASDDKTIKLWDLQTGEFIHTFFGHSATVDAVAISPDGRMMVSGSFDRKVIEWKLDKKAMIREFYSAFGSPYSHRYGPVYSVAFSCDSGAIASASGDKSIKLWNQRNGALVQKLSGHSEKVLSVSFRPQSMMLASGSADKTIKMWLVGIGESVRTFVGHSDWVYAIAFSQDGKMIVSGSADATVKLWNADTGELINTLRGHSDAVISVAMSPDRETMASGSRDGTVKLWNLETGECLCSLAGCNPVAFSPDGQTLVTGGDGGEVLVWRASV
- a CDS encoding trans-splicing intein-formed DNA polymerase III subunit alpha C-terminal partner DnaE-C; protein product: MVKIISRKSLGTQEVYDIGVEREHNFILENSLVASNCFNKSHSMAYAYITYQTAYLKANYPLEYMAALLTANRGDQDKVQKYIANCLKLGIEVEPPDVNSSELTFTPLPKQITGGAKDKILFGISAVKNVGEAAIENILAARQEGGKFKSLADLCDRVNLHSVNRRALEALIQCGAFDKIENNRNQLVHDLEGVIKWAQERKRDRESGQGNLFDLLGANSFGKSVNTYESAPKSKLVKDFEKQEKLRLEKELLGFYVSEHPLKFLMQVNEDPDVVTLEQLAEKKGKVSVIVMLSAIKMVVTKKGDSMAILQLEDLTAQIKAVVFPKAYEQVKPYIVENAILQISGKIEKDGEEIQIIVDTAKPVETVQVEEEIEKAEPEINNHWPAEPVNVVRSTKPVEVLEMVIVKLTPQQVQDGKKLNSLKAILQELSNRGEDASVSVGGIVVGEYSCQPLRINPQLWVQDGEGTVSRLKSAGFDAWVFPLDNRGDAAVFREMRSQLNVHSWASRLLDTDTDRLHKYVTYLAQLNRRPPN
- a CDS encoding trans-splicing intein-formed DNA polymerase III subunit alpha N-terminal partner DnaE-N, giving the protein MSFVGLHIHSDYSLLDGASQLQQLAERAVELGMPAIALTDHGVMYGAIELIKVCRNKNIKPIIGNEMYVVNGDIEVKVRGRRKYHQVVLAKNTQGYKNLVKLTTISHLKGMPERGIFARPCINKELLKQYSEGLIVTSACLGGEVPQMILQNKLDAAREVATWYKEVFGEDYYIEIQDHGSPEDRIVNVEIVKIARELNIKIIATNDSHYISCNDVEAHDALLCINTNKLIEEDKRMRYSGTEYLKSAEEMAQLFRDHLDDETIKEAIENTLEVANKVSRYELTGEARIPTIPIPPEHTADTYVEEISWLGLLERLKARTRNEIPPIYKQRLEYELKMLQQMGFSEYFLVVWDYIKYARDNDIPVGPGRGSAAGSLVAYVLKITNIDPVHHGLLFERFLNPERKSMPDIDSDFCIERRDDMIKYVTEKYGSERVAQIITFNRMTSKAVLKDVARVLGIPYKKADEMAKLIPVSRGKPEKLKVMISDQTPAQEFKENYENTICINAETGTEVPVRQWIDMAIRIEGTNKTYGVHAAGVVISSEPLDEIVPLQKNNDGAVITQYFMEDLEFLGLLKMDFLGLKNLTTLQKTVDYIKQTQNLSVDPEMLPSDIERRAQETFGRIKKLPDDVDKTYRLLERGDLEGIFQLESSGMLDVVKKLKPSCLDDISSILALYRPGPLDAGLIPQFIDCKHGKTVEYDHPLLEPILKETYGTLCFQEQIMRMAQDLAGYSLGQADLLRRAMGKKKAEEMQKQKETFIDGATKNGVSQRIAEKLFAQMLQFAEYCLSYDTKILTVEYGPMAIGKIVEEKIECTVYSVDSNGYIYTQSIAQWHRRGQQEVFEYCLEDGSIIRATKDHKFMTVGGQMLPIDEIFEQGLDLKQINSSSDI
- a CDS encoding DUF4037 domain-containing protein gives rise to the protein MLHNYQLALEEIPPLAQTLGEQFGSLPQVLAVVLAGSRTTTVTDESSDLDFYVYVKEEIPVDIREAIARQFSDRIAINNQFWEPGDEWIDIKTGCGIDIMYRQPEWIEEELDRILVKHQASVGYSTCFWWNVLTSVSLYDRDGWFQQFQANVDRPYPEQLRQAIIAKNYPILRHLIFSFRHQLESAVFRRDLVSIIHRTAAFLGSYFDIVFAVNSLPHPGEKRLVERATALCSKLPENLESQIHSLTNSISLPAGDRQILHCLDGLVDSLDLLLIEAGLIATNSVALQF
- a CDS encoding LAGLIDADG family homing endonuclease, with amino-acid sequence MYLDYRQLKSEHKEQIISAFNQGMECRDIPNYLGVSERAVSRVLKEADINTKRRNRYTLNESYFDVIDSQAKAYLLGLIAADGCVTQTNYVAFESIDKELTEMLSIELQYSGEIRVIQPQNYAPHYRINFSSEKLASSLQGYGIITGRTFSEVTYFPNLKYLGSYVLGYFDCDGCAYANKGRSGGLVCIVGSFEFARELAMHLGMGSVQEHQLKKVYYWRIFSRKNIQAFYDFVYQYPRLGLQRKKTKIEAILRSYKHG